The proteins below come from a single Ptychodera flava strain L36383 chromosome 6, AS_Pfla_20210202, whole genome shotgun sequence genomic window:
- the LOC139134356 gene encoding actin nucleation-promoting factor WAS-like has translation MSFSEQRLQNEFSRSVSSKLLTQQENEQIFSMVGQQCEVYAIAVVQVYLALPYSPSRWTKKCCGVACFVRDNRNLLYDIRVYNIQKRMVQLEQDVHRRFRYNTPKQFFHTFAMEDCQAAFNFADISEALRFKNATHDAIWRLINRIQATAQLPPRLPPRGEVTGTLQEAVRTAVKTASRENGGENSTHLTNAVGNTRDTTTNNSLSRNKSFTKRSPTHYLMTEITFLNCTKF, from the exons atgtcattttctgaGCAACGATTACAGAATGAATTTTCACGGAGCGTATCGTCCAAGCTCCTGACACAGCAAGAAAACGAACAAATTTTCTCCATGGTAGGACAACAATGTGAG GTCTACGCGATAGCTGTCGTACAAGTATACCTGGCTTTGCCGTATTCGCCCAGTCGATGGACAAAGAAGTGTTGTGGTGTGGCCTGTTTTGTCAGAGACAACCGAAACTTGTTGTATGACATAAGAGTTTACAACATTCAG AAACGAATGGTTCAGTTGGAGCAAGACGTTCACCGCCGGTTTCGTTACAACACACCTAAACAGTTCTTCCACACGTTTGCAATGGAG GATTGCCAAGCGgcatttaattttgctgatattTCAGAAGCTCTGCGATTCAAAAACGCCACCCACGATGCGATATGGCGATTGATAAACCGAATACAAG CGACAGCGCAACTTCCGCCACGCCTTCCACCAAGAGGAGAAGTGACGGGCACTCTGCAAGAAGCCGTGAGAACTGCGGTGAAGACTGCAAGCCGGGAGAATGGTGGCGAAAATAGCACCCACTTAACCAACGCCGTCGGGAATACACGAGacaccaccaccaacaacagCCTATcaagaaataaaagttttacaaaacgcTCCCCTACACATTACCTTATGACAGAGATAACATTCCTaaactgcacaaaattttgA